GAGCATCCGAGATCCAGAGGACGTACCATCAATCTGTGAGAGTGATGGACGATGGTCACCTGACCTCACCATATATAACTGTCCCTCAGGTTAAGTAGATCACTTTCATGACTATTACTATTTGCCCCCTTCCTTAGAGGTCACCTGTGGGCCTCCTGTCGCACCTTCCAGAGGCAGTGTGGACGTTAAGGGCCGGACATCACCCTTTTTGATGGACTCAGTGATAAACTTTCGTTGTGACAAGGGACTTTTCCCAGCTGGTGATATGTCCAGTACATGTGACAGTGTAGGAGGAGTGGGAATTTGGAGACCAGACACTAATATCATTTGCAGAGACATACCTGGTGAGCATGCcgttaactataattatagtgtgcatcataattatagttatgttgCATTTCACCACAGTCAACTGCTCTCTACCCAAGAAACCATCCAACGGTATTATTATTGTGGACTATGTGCTGTTGAACGAGACAGTattggagggaacagtgctgacttaccatgcagtgtgacaatggactctcactgactggacccaacaaCGTCACTTGCACCaatgctggagtctggagcactgagcctgaggcaatcGTATGTGTGTCACCAATTGAAGGTGAAGgcaatcatgtgtgtacttAATGTGAGTTATGGTTTCGTAATTTCACAGGTCCTACTGCCACCTCCCTATCCATTGGTGCAGTTGCTGCTATCAGCGTAATTATTACTTTCTTTGTTGCTGCCATACTTGGATTCCTCCTCACTGGACTCCAAGTGATGCACCTTTGctctcgtaagaaggcagtaTACTCTCTAGCAGCTAaaggacaagctaacgtaAGGCCCACTgcaccagctggtcctg
This is a stretch of genomic DNA from Halichondria panicea chromosome 1, odHalPani1.1, whole genome shotgun sequence. It encodes these proteins:
- the LOC135349977 gene encoding uncharacterized protein LOC135349977 translates to MQCDNGLSLTGPNNVTCTNAGVWSTEPEAIVCVSPIEGPTATSLSIGAVAAISVIITFFVAAILGFLLTGLQVMHLCSRKKAVYSLAAKGQANVRPTAPAGPVYEEVSPKEEMELKTNQAAVTMPWYSLLEWTVSISCWGE